Proteins from one Gossypium raimondii isolate GPD5lz chromosome 8, ASM2569854v1, whole genome shotgun sequence genomic window:
- the LOC105791405 gene encoding uncharacterized protein LOC105791405, which translates to MRGGTASLLPSIYKFKQICPLAGSWGTVATSTPRKSDNNGSKETGSVSNDQTEPIVAFSKPPPQPPILGPLVAFSLLETWSRRDADDN; encoded by the exons ATGCGCGGTGGAACTGCTTCATTGTTGCCTTCAATATACAAATTCAAACAAATCTGCCCTTTGGCTGGATCATGGG GTACTGTGGCTACTTCAACACCGAGGAAATCGGATAATAATGGCTCTAAGGAAACAGGGTCCGTCAGTAACGACCAGACTGAGCCTATTGTTGCCTTCAGCAAACCTCCACCACAGCCACCTATTCTTGGACCACTGGTTGCCTTTTCACTCTTAGAAACATGGTCTCGCCGTGATGCTGATGATAACTGA